One genomic window of Archangium lipolyticum includes the following:
- a CDS encoding C39 family peptidase, translating into MSLNDILFRYNSTGASAATAKQDKLSPGVKASHQMAKTDLPRLQKYAAEFIAMGKKYGLPPALLAAIASRETRAGAQLDDSGYGSNGADFGLMQVNEHSHVLKGGPYSREHIEQATGILKSFYQAVIKKHPSWPSDQQLRGAVAAYNFGVSNVRSLEGIDQGTANDDYSSDIWARAQALAPLFGGASTTTPLVVSTQTPSQPQPGPKTQTQTGPKTGSPTPKSSSPGSQGEKGTPLVKDLQLLLVKYGYMTEQEMKTGPGLLGPKTRAAVARFLEEKTRITSGKPAGTRTTAGTTPSKDPALTLPMKSVAMIDGVPLYKQGDKDWGKLYLGARENLTIHAAGCAMTSTAMAISKISGRPINPKELDEYLDTHGGYGGDSGNGIMWDVAAQARGLKAKRLSGCSLVTIDKELTSDRPVVAGVHYKAGSAGGANGTDHWVTITGKYTEGGQIRYAAHDPATGEKFSFSVEGNKLRANDDALNNYVTTGEFCAFKAATA; encoded by the coding sequence ATGTCACTCAATGACATCTTGTTTCGCTACAACTCCACCGGCGCTTCGGCGGCCACCGCGAAGCAGGACAAGCTGAGCCCAGGGGTGAAGGCCTCGCATCAGATGGCCAAGACCGACCTGCCCCGGTTGCAGAAGTACGCCGCTGAGTTCATCGCCATGGGCAAGAAGTACGGACTGCCCCCGGCGTTGCTGGCCGCCATCGCCAGCCGGGAGACCCGTGCCGGCGCCCAGCTCGATGACAGCGGGTACGGGAGTAATGGCGCCGACTTCGGGCTCATGCAGGTGAACGAGCACTCCCACGTCCTGAAGGGAGGGCCCTACAGCCGTGAGCACATCGAACAGGCCACCGGCATCCTCAAGTCGTTCTACCAGGCGGTGATCAAGAAGCACCCCTCCTGGCCGAGCGATCAGCAGCTGCGCGGCGCGGTGGCCGCCTACAACTTCGGTGTCTCCAACGTGCGATCGCTGGAGGGCATCGACCAGGGCACCGCCAACGACGACTACTCCAGTGACATCTGGGCGCGCGCGCAAGCGCTGGCGCCCCTCTTCGGAGGCGCGAGCACGACCACGCCGCTCGTGGTCTCCACCCAGACTCCGAGCCAGCCCCAGCCCGGGCCGAAGACTCAAACCCAGACCGGGCCGAAGACCGGGAGCCCGACGCCCAAGAGCTCCTCTCCGGGCTCCCAGGGGGAGAAGGGGACTCCACTGGTGAAGGACCTGCAGCTGCTGCTCGTCAAGTATGGGTACATGACCGAGCAGGAGATGAAGACGGGCCCGGGCCTCCTCGGTCCGAAGACGCGGGCGGCGGTGGCCCGCTTCCTGGAGGAAAAGACTCGAATCACGTCGGGCAAGCCGGCGGGCACCAGGACCACCGCGGGCACGACCCCGAGCAAGGACCCGGCGCTGACCCTACCGATGAAGTCGGTGGCCATGATCGACGGCGTGCCGCTCTACAAACAGGGCGACAAGGACTGGGGGAAGCTCTACCTCGGTGCCAGGGAGAACCTCACCATTCATGCGGCGGGTTGTGCGATGACGTCCACCGCCATGGCCATCAGCAAGATCTCCGGCCGGCCCATCAACCCGAAGGAGCTCGACGAGTACCTGGACACCCACGGTGGATACGGGGGCGACTCCGGCAACGGCATCATGTGGGACGTGGCGGCGCAGGCCCGGGGTCTCAAGGCGAAGCGGCTGTCGGGTTGTTCCCTGGTCACCATCGACAAGGAACTGACCTCGGACCGTCCCGTGGTGGCGGGCGTGCACTACAAGGCCGGCAGCGCGGGTGGCGCCAATGGCACCGATCACTGGGTGACCATCACCGGCAAGTACACCGAGGGCGGGCAGATTCGTTACGCCGCCCACGATCCGGCCACCGGGGAGAAGTTCTCCTTCTCGGTGGAGGGCAACAAGCTGCGGGCCAACGACGACGCCTTGAACAACTACGTCACCACGGGCGAGTTCTGCGCCTTCAAGGCCGCCACGGCGTGA
- a CDS encoding sensor histidine kinase, with translation MTSREWLGCITGIGLLMCCAFGGAHAAEPGRVIKDFHHTAWTLKDGAPAGIWVMAQTEDGWLWLGTSAGLWRFDGVVFERYDLLPEGSTAPRSVSTLFASRSGGLWVGYSYGGASVLEGGVVTHHGTKEGLPQAIPIETFEEDGDGRIWVGTAKGLYVLEQGAWQLADARWGFPAPDNTAFVRDRTGTLWASRDDGVYVLRIGARRFERVETDARPGASLHRTNEGTLWKYDDRGFSPLLGPDVPSRSATFSETASRYASPLLFDREGALWTVSCPVSLCRTETPYAFGQPFRGRALTGDTFSALEGLSSDVSMTLLEDREGNIWVGTKLGLDRFRRNDVMTVRFPKPLVYFALLPGEAGEMWAGTASDSPDIDRLWRLDPLPSLVPGFAGEVTAAYRDTDGGMLLAGRAGAWRFADGKVTPLPIPKKEEGVKVQAITRDGAGRLWMSFRASIVYRLDGDTWTPRGGIADLPELPATRAVTDEQGRVWLGYGQNTLAIVDGPTARVFSEADGLRTGIVSAILPGPDALVGGELGLAAFDGRRFRPLVATRPDVLTGVTGLLRTRDGTLWVNGNAGAVRISADDLRRALAEPGFQMPFKLFDMQDGMPGAAQQVRPLPTLVEGTDGKLWFAATNGLAWIDPERIHHNPLPPSVVIRSLIAGDRRHAPRADLRLPPLTRGLKIEYSALSLAVPERVAFRYRLEGVDDGWQDPGTRREAIYTNLGPGHYRFHVIAANDDGVWNEQGASVAFEIEPTFFETRGFLVLCVLAASGVLWLLYVLRLRQMTARVRQRLEERHAERERIARELHDTLLQGIQGLMLHFQVATARLPRGELREGLERVLDRADDVLVEGRDRVRELRASSGGMQDLADAFTTLAGEFGGNDAPAFRVLVEGASRPVDPLVADELYRIGREALFNAFQHADASEIEAGISYGVDALRLRFRDNGRGIESSILSAGRAGHWGLRGMRERAEKMGARLDILSGVGKGTEVSLSLSADRAYVPRAGDRWRRWMRRVLRLHG, from the coding sequence ATGACGTCACGCGAGTGGCTCGGATGCATCACGGGCATCGGCTTGCTGATGTGCTGCGCGTTCGGCGGCGCGCACGCCGCGGAGCCGGGCCGCGTCATCAAGGACTTCCACCATACCGCGTGGACGCTCAAGGACGGCGCACCCGCGGGGATCTGGGTCATGGCGCAGACCGAGGACGGTTGGCTCTGGCTGGGCACGTCCGCGGGGCTCTGGCGCTTCGACGGGGTCGTGTTCGAGCGATACGACCTGCTGCCGGAGGGAAGCACGGCGCCGCGCTCGGTCAGCACTTTGTTCGCCTCCCGGTCGGGTGGATTGTGGGTGGGCTACTCCTACGGTGGCGCCAGCGTCCTCGAGGGCGGCGTGGTCACCCATCATGGCACCAAGGAAGGCCTTCCTCAGGCCATTCCGATCGAGACCTTCGAGGAGGATGGCGACGGGCGGATCTGGGTGGGGACCGCCAAGGGTCTCTACGTGCTCGAGCAGGGGGCCTGGCAGCTGGCCGACGCGCGGTGGGGTTTCCCGGCACCTGACAACACCGCGTTCGTTCGAGACCGGACGGGCACCCTGTGGGCCTCCAGGGACGACGGCGTCTATGTGCTTCGCATCGGTGCGCGGCGCTTCGAACGCGTCGAAACGGACGCACGTCCAGGCGCCTCCTTGCATCGCACGAACGAAGGAACCCTTTGGAAGTACGACGACAGGGGATTCAGCCCGCTTCTCGGTCCCGACGTGCCGTCGCGGTCGGCCACATTCTCCGAAACCGCGTCACGGTACGCGAGCCCGCTGCTCTTCGACCGAGAGGGAGCCCTCTGGACGGTCTCCTGTCCCGTCTCCCTGTGTCGTACCGAGACCCCCTACGCCTTCGGCCAGCCCTTCCGCGGGCGGGCCCTCACCGGCGACACCTTCTCGGCGTTGGAGGGTCTGTCGTCCGATGTCTCGATGACCCTGCTGGAGGATCGTGAAGGCAATATCTGGGTGGGGACGAAACTCGGGCTCGACCGTTTCCGGCGCAACGACGTCATGACCGTCCGGTTTCCCAAGCCGCTGGTGTACTTCGCTCTGCTGCCCGGTGAAGCCGGCGAGATGTGGGCCGGAACGGCGTCCGATAGCCCCGATATCGATCGCTTGTGGCGGCTGGATCCGCTCCCGAGCCTCGTGCCTGGCTTCGCCGGCGAAGTGACGGCGGCCTATCGCGATACCGACGGCGGCATGCTGCTGGCCGGTCGCGCAGGCGCGTGGCGCTTCGCTGACGGGAAGGTCACACCCCTGCCCATTCCGAAGAAGGAAGAGGGCGTCAAGGTGCAGGCCATCACGCGCGACGGTGCCGGGCGGCTGTGGATGTCCTTTCGTGCGTCGATCGTCTACAGGCTGGACGGCGACACGTGGACACCGCGTGGGGGGATCGCCGACCTGCCGGAGCTGCCTGCCACCCGCGCCGTGACAGACGAGCAGGGGCGCGTGTGGTTGGGGTACGGCCAGAATACGCTGGCCATCGTGGATGGCCCCACGGCGCGGGTGTTTTCCGAGGCCGACGGATTGCGGACGGGCATCGTGAGCGCGATCCTCCCGGGCCCGGACGCGCTCGTGGGCGGTGAGCTGGGACTGGCCGCCTTCGACGGGCGACGCTTCCGTCCGCTCGTCGCCACGCGGCCGGACGTGCTCACCGGTGTCACGGGTCTGCTACGAACGCGGGATGGGACGCTCTGGGTGAACGGTAACGCGGGCGCCGTGCGCATCTCGGCGGACGACCTCCGCCGGGCGCTCGCCGAGCCGGGCTTCCAGATGCCCTTCAAGCTCTTCGACATGCAGGACGGCATGCCGGGAGCCGCGCAGCAGGTCCGTCCCCTGCCGACGCTGGTCGAAGGCACGGACGGGAAACTCTGGTTCGCCGCGACGAACGGGCTCGCGTGGATCGATCCGGAACGCATCCACCACAACCCCCTGCCTCCGTCCGTGGTGATTCGCTCCCTCATCGCCGGTGACCGTCGTCATGCGCCGCGGGCAGACCTCCGGCTGCCGCCGCTCACGCGCGGCTTGAAGATCGAGTACAGCGCGCTCAGCCTCGCCGTGCCCGAGCGTGTCGCCTTCCGCTACCGCCTCGAGGGCGTGGACGATGGCTGGCAGGACCCGGGAACACGGCGCGAGGCCATCTATACGAACCTCGGGCCGGGCCACTACCGCTTCCATGTCATCGCGGCCAACGACGATGGCGTGTGGAACGAGCAGGGCGCATCGGTCGCGTTCGAGATCGAGCCGACGTTCTTCGAGACCCGCGGGTTCCTGGTGCTCTGTGTGCTCGCCGCGTCGGGCGTGTTGTGGCTGTTGTACGTCCTCCGCCTGCGGCAGATGACGGCGCGCGTGCGCCAGCGCCTGGAGGAGCGCCATGCCGAGCGCGAGCGGATCGCCCGAGAGCTTCACGACACGCTGTTGCAGGGCATCCAGGGGTTGATGCTGCACTTCCAGGTGGCCACCGCGCGCCTGCCTCGGGGCGAGCTCCGGGAGGGGCTGGAGCGGGTGCTCGACCGCGCGGATGACGTGCTCGTCGAGGGCCGCGACCGGGTGCGGGAGCTGCGCGCGTCGAGCGGCGGCATGCAGGACCTCGCGGACGCGTTCACGACGCTCGCGGGCGAGTTCGGCGGGAATGACGCCCCGGCCTTTCGCGTCCTCGTCGAAGGGGCGTCGCGCCCGGTGGATCCGCTCGTCGCCGATGAGCTCTACCGCATCGGCCGGGAGGCGCTCTTCAATGCCTTCCAGCACGCGGACGCGAGCGAGATCGAAGCCGGGATTTCGTATGGCGTGGACGCGCTGCGCCTGCGCTTCCGCGACAATGGGCGAGGGATCGAGTCGTCAATCCTCAGCGCTGGCCGGGCCGGCCACTGGGGACTTCGCGGCATGCGCGAGCGGGCGGAGAAGATGGGGGCGCGCCTGGACATCCTGAGCGGCGTGGGAAAGGGCACCGAGGTGAGCCTCTCGCTCTCCGCCGACCGGGCCTACGTTCCGCGTGCCGGGGACAGATGGCGGCGCTGGATGCGTCGCGTCTTGCGTCTTCACGGATGA
- the ligD gene encoding non-homologous end-joining DNA ligase, with amino-acid sequence MSDAFTHLEVAGRHVRISRPEKVFFSARGETKLDLIEYYLAVGEGVLRGVRERPCALKRYPDGAEGAFFFQKRVPAGAPEWLQTAAVTFPSGRSADELCPVDLAHIVWAVNLGCLDFNPHPVRRSDLSHPDELRIDLDPQPGVRFSTVREVALCVREVLEDHGLVGYPKTSGSRGIHVYVRLAPHWDFTQVRHAALALAREVERRMPRKATSAWWKKERGQRVFVDFNQNAKDRTIASVYSVRANPEARVSCPLRWDEVADVEPEELTLATVPRRYKKLGDVWEQMDARAFTLDSLLELFERQKAAGLGEAPFPPHFEKQKDEPLRAPPREGALRAKPALAARAKRQPRRGGSR; translated from the coding sequence ATGTCCGACGCGTTCACCCACCTGGAGGTCGCGGGCCGTCACGTGCGCATCAGCCGGCCGGAGAAGGTCTTCTTCTCCGCGCGCGGCGAGACGAAGCTCGACCTCATCGAGTACTACCTGGCCGTCGGTGAAGGCGTGCTGCGCGGCGTCCGCGAGCGCCCGTGCGCCCTCAAGCGCTACCCGGACGGTGCCGAAGGCGCGTTCTTCTTCCAGAAGCGGGTTCCGGCCGGCGCGCCCGAGTGGCTCCAGACCGCCGCGGTGACCTTTCCCAGCGGCCGGAGCGCGGACGAGCTCTGCCCGGTGGACCTGGCGCACATCGTCTGGGCGGTGAACCTCGGCTGTCTGGACTTCAACCCCCATCCGGTACGCCGGAGCGACCTCTCGCACCCGGACGAGCTCCGCATCGACCTCGACCCGCAGCCGGGTGTGCGCTTTTCCACCGTGCGTGAGGTCGCCCTGTGCGTGCGCGAGGTGCTCGAGGATCACGGGCTCGTTGGATACCCGAAGACGTCCGGGTCGCGCGGCATTCACGTCTATGTCCGGCTCGCACCGCACTGGGACTTCACCCAGGTCCGCCACGCCGCGCTCGCGCTCGCGCGTGAGGTGGAGCGGCGCATGCCGCGCAAGGCGACGAGCGCCTGGTGGAAGAAGGAGCGCGGCCAGCGGGTGTTCGTGGACTTCAACCAGAATGCGAAGGACAGGACCATCGCGTCTGTCTATTCCGTGCGTGCCAACCCCGAAGCGCGCGTGTCCTGCCCGCTGCGCTGGGACGAGGTCGCGGACGTGGAGCCCGAGGAGCTCACGCTCGCCACGGTACCCCGGCGCTACAAGAAGCTTGGCGACGTCTGGGAACAGATGGATGCGCGTGCCTTCACGCTCGACAGCCTTCTCGAGCTCTTCGAGCGACAGAAAGCCGCGGGGCTCGGTGAAGCTCCCTTCCCTCCGCACTTCGAGAAGCAGAAGGACGAACCGCTCCGTGCGCCGCCCCGCGAGGGCGCTCTCCGCGCGAAACCGGCGCTCGCGGCACGTGCGAAGCGACAGCCGCGTCGCGGCGGAAGCCGTTGA
- a CDS encoding ATP-dependent DNA ligase, which yields MTRSLSEQASAAETPALRVDRRAGRAQLPFMKLPVMPPVSPMLARLERELPGEGEVFYEPKWDGFRAIVYRDGDEVILGSRNERPMTRYFPELVESIRTHLPRRCVVDGEIVIVGEDGGLDFDALLQRIHPAASRIRKLAVETPASFVAFDLLALDKRDLRPRPFHERRTLLQKALAGVRAPIHLTPATRSREVAETWFRRFEGAGLDGVVVKPLALPYLEGKREMYKVKHERTADCVVGGFRWHKDGQGIGSLVLGLYDAGGTLQHAGVATGFTAKQRVELAKKLEPYRKRAMETHPWREWAEVVDDAVRMPGAQSRWSAKRDLSWEPVRPELVVEVAYDHLQGMRFRHATHFRRWRPDRTPRSCTYAQLERSVPAELADVFASGPEVSPAH from the coding sequence ATGACCCGGTCGCTGAGCGAGCAGGCATCAGCGGCGGAGACACCCGCGCTCCGGGTTGATCGCCGCGCGGGTCGGGCCCAGCTTCCCTTCATGAAGCTGCCCGTCATGCCTCCGGTGTCGCCCATGCTCGCCAGGCTGGAGCGAGAGCTTCCGGGGGAAGGCGAGGTGTTCTACGAGCCGAAATGGGACGGCTTCCGCGCCATCGTCTATCGCGACGGGGACGAGGTCATCCTCGGCAGCCGCAACGAGCGGCCGATGACGCGCTACTTCCCCGAACTCGTCGAGTCGATACGCACGCATCTGCCGCGCCGCTGCGTCGTCGACGGTGAAATCGTCATCGTGGGCGAGGACGGCGGGCTCGATTTCGACGCGCTGTTGCAGCGCATCCACCCGGCGGCTTCACGCATCCGGAAGCTCGCGGTGGAGACGCCCGCCTCGTTCGTGGCTTTCGACCTGCTCGCGCTCGACAAGCGGGACTTGCGGCCGCGGCCCTTCCACGAGCGCAGGACGTTGCTCCAGAAAGCGCTCGCGGGTGTCCGCGCGCCGATCCACCTCACGCCTGCCACGCGCAGCCGCGAGGTGGCCGAGACCTGGTTCCGCCGCTTCGAGGGCGCCGGGCTCGATGGTGTCGTCGTCAAGCCGCTCGCCCTGCCGTACCTCGAAGGCAAGCGCGAGATGTACAAGGTGAAGCACGAGCGCACCGCGGACTGCGTCGTCGGTGGCTTTCGCTGGCACAAGGACGGCCAGGGCATCGGCTCGTTGGTGCTCGGCCTCTACGATGCGGGAGGCACGCTGCAGCACGCGGGCGTCGCCACGGGGTTCACCGCGAAGCAACGGGTGGAGCTCGCGAAGAAGCTCGAGCCGTACCGGAAGCGGGCGATGGAGACGCACCCCTGGCGCGAGTGGGCGGAGGTGGTGGACGACGCGGTCCGGATGCCGGGGGCCCAGAGCCGCTGGAGCGCGAAGCGCGACCTGAGTTGGGAGCCCGTGCGCCCGGAGCTCGTCGTCGAGGTGGCGTACGACCACCTGCAGGGCATGCGCTTTCGTCACGCCACGCACTTCCGGAGGTGGCGCCCGGACCGGACGCCGCGCTCGTGCACCTACGCGCAATTGGAGCGCTCGGTCCCGGCCGAGCTCGCCGATGTCTTCGCCTCCGGGCCCGAGGTCTCCCCGGCCCATTGA
- a CDS encoding DUF4231 domain-containing protein has protein sequence MSEPRTGDIPFPNGNRAKWVRASPGEDPRALIHALDLPRPRALILLLGGANGLAPELNARLRQLLSRGVARCAVETGALILDGGTWSGVMALMGQGVAERGYRSLLVGVAPSQLVTWPGGPSGNGAGERTPLDENHTHFVLVEGDTWGGETPTLYTLASALAEGGIPVVVVLANGGDVARQEALAAVRHHWPLVVLQGSGRLADELSTQVSRPSSDIADPVLAEILSDGDICLFPVNGSPRDLKHLLHRELREDSILKLAWQRFALYDANSTRQQRIFRRLQFWSLTLGFLGTFIALLDTQLILLRLIEEKGRVDGLLRMLIVLLAAAVTVLVAASSQFKAGTRWILLRAHAEALKKEIFRYRCRIGQRSEPRSGRFSCESRLASRMKSISRQLLQTEANLSAPRTYRGPLPPPGSLAPGDDGFSWLTPFRYVRYRLDDQLGYYRRKIDRLDRSAHRMQWLTILASGTGTVLAAMGAELWVALTTSLVTSVTAWLGYQQAESRLMKYHQSTTDLDNIKAWWSALSLEEQGRRRNFENLIDSTEFVLQAELTGWVQEMRDTLARMQARHEKKPGEAQTDKH, from the coding sequence ATGTCGGAGCCCCGCACCGGGGACATCCCCTTTCCCAATGGGAACCGTGCGAAGTGGGTACGTGCTTCGCCCGGGGAAGATCCTCGCGCGCTCATCCATGCGCTCGACCTGCCCCGGCCTCGCGCCCTCATCCTCCTGCTCGGAGGTGCCAACGGGTTGGCGCCTGAACTGAACGCGCGTCTGCGGCAACTCCTCAGCCGAGGGGTGGCCCGCTGCGCCGTGGAGACGGGAGCCCTCATCCTCGATGGCGGCACCTGGTCCGGCGTCATGGCCCTCATGGGTCAGGGGGTGGCCGAGCGCGGTTACCGCTCGCTGCTCGTCGGCGTGGCTCCCTCGCAGCTCGTCACCTGGCCCGGAGGCCCCTCCGGGAATGGCGCCGGGGAACGGACGCCGCTCGACGAGAACCACACCCACTTCGTCCTGGTGGAAGGCGACACCTGGGGCGGGGAGACGCCCACCCTCTACACGCTCGCCTCCGCGCTCGCCGAGGGCGGCATCCCCGTGGTCGTGGTGCTCGCCAACGGCGGGGACGTCGCCCGGCAGGAGGCCCTCGCCGCCGTCCGCCATCACTGGCCCCTGGTGGTCCTCCAGGGCTCCGGCCGGCTGGCGGACGAGCTCTCCACCCAGGTGTCCCGGCCTTCTTCCGACATCGCCGACCCGGTCCTCGCGGAGATCCTCTCCGATGGCGACATCTGCCTCTTCCCGGTGAACGGCTCGCCGCGCGACCTCAAGCACCTGCTCCACCGCGAGCTGCGCGAGGACTCCATCCTCAAGCTGGCCTGGCAGCGCTTCGCCCTCTACGACGCCAATTCCACCCGGCAGCAGCGCATCTTCCGGCGACTGCAGTTCTGGAGCTTGACCCTGGGCTTCCTGGGCACGTTCATCGCCCTGCTCGACACACAACTGATCCTCCTGAGGCTCATCGAGGAGAAGGGCCGGGTGGATGGGTTGTTGAGAATGCTCATCGTGCTCCTGGCCGCGGCGGTCACCGTGCTGGTGGCCGCCTCCAGCCAGTTCAAGGCCGGCACCCGGTGGATCCTCCTGCGCGCGCACGCCGAGGCACTCAAGAAGGAGATCTTCCGCTATCGCTGCCGCATCGGCCAGCGGAGCGAGCCCAGGTCGGGCCGGTTCTCCTGTGAGAGCCGGTTGGCCAGCCGGATGAAGTCCATCAGCCGCCAGCTCCTGCAGACAGAGGCCAACCTCTCCGCACCGCGCACCTACCGCGGCCCACTGCCCCCTCCCGGTTCACTGGCCCCCGGCGATGACGGCTTCAGCTGGCTCACCCCCTTCCGGTACGTCCGCTACCGCCTGGATGATCAGCTCGGCTACTACCGGCGGAAGATAGACAGGCTCGATCGGAGCGCCCACCGGATGCAGTGGCTCACCATCCTCGCCAGCGGCACGGGCACGGTGTTGGCGGCGATGGGGGCGGAGCTCTGGGTGGCCCTGACGACGTCGCTGGTGACGTCCGTCACCGCCTGGCTGGGCTACCAGCAGGCCGAGAGCCGTCTGATGAAGTACCACCAGTCCACGACCGACCTGGACAACATCAAGGCCTGGTGGAGCGCCCTCTCCCTCGAGGAGCAGGGCCGACGCCGCAATTTCGAGAACCTCATCGACAGCACCGAATTCGTCCTCCAAGCGGAGCTGACGGGCTGGGTGCAGGAGATGAGGGACACCCTGGCCCGGATGCAGGCGCGACACGAGAAGAAACCGGGAGAGGCCCAGACGGACAAACACTGA
- a CDS encoding UbiA family prenyltransferase: MSSRPLRLSLAHRVPVHRDQGTWRAALQWLIRNKLHVAACSLAATWAWGRMMGIPLLGVDLFVVPVLVLSIYQWNRLNDVLEDAVNCPDELAAAEQARGLIRVSCLLGSILALGGALLVGRATGVLVVLIGLLLGWLYAFRSRMESFGLKRLFGIKNVSSAFGWTLMTVLYPGLHSGAGLGVAFWVAAACMFLAVWTVEVLWDIRDVRGDAVAGIPSLPVVLGVPAARRLVHVGNLLIVALVGTAVLTRTLPGIWALILINPLLTFVWLRFDIETGRGWSHLLVLMQTLLLFGLGVLSGFSR, translated from the coding sequence ATGAGCAGCCGTCCCTTGCGGTTGTCGCTGGCTCACAGAGTCCCCGTGCACCGCGACCAGGGCACGTGGCGGGCCGCTCTCCAGTGGCTCATCCGGAACAAGCTCCATGTGGCCGCCTGCTCACTCGCGGCGACCTGGGCCTGGGGACGCATGATGGGCATTCCCCTCCTGGGGGTGGACCTGTTCGTGGTTCCGGTGCTGGTGCTCAGCATCTACCAGTGGAACAGGCTCAACGATGTCCTCGAGGACGCGGTGAACTGTCCAGACGAGCTCGCCGCGGCCGAACAGGCGCGGGGGCTCATCCGGGTGTCCTGCCTTCTCGGGTCGATTCTCGCGCTCGGGGGTGCCCTGCTCGTGGGGCGCGCGACCGGTGTGCTGGTGGTGTTGATCGGACTGCTGCTCGGCTGGCTCTATGCATTCCGCTCCCGAATGGAGAGCTTCGGCCTGAAGCGTCTGTTCGGCATCAAGAACGTGAGCAGCGCATTCGGATGGACGCTCATGACCGTCCTCTATCCCGGCCTGCATTCCGGCGCCGGCCTCGGAGTGGCATTCTGGGTCGCCGCCGCCTGCATGTTCCTGGCGGTCTGGACGGTGGAGGTCCTCTGGGACATCCGTGATGTCCGTGGAGATGCCGTGGCGGGCATCCCCTCGTTGCCGGTCGTGCTGGGCGTTCCGGCCGCGAGACGTCTCGTCCACGTGGGCAATCTGCTGATCGTGGCGCTCGTTGGGACAGCCGTCCTGACCCGGACGCTGCCTGGCATCTGGGCCCTCATCCTCATCAACCCGCTGCTCACCTTCGTGTGGCTGCGGTTCGACATCGAAACAGGGCGCGGCTGGTCCCACCTCCTCGTGCTCATGCAGACGCTGCTCCTCTTCGGACTTGGTGTGCTCTCCGGTTTCAGCCGCTAG
- a CDS encoding toll/interleukin-1 receptor domain-containing protein, which yields MARIFVSYRREDSPGHTGRLYDHLVAHFGERLVFRDIEAIAPGADFVRAIEEAVSSCGVLLVVIGPQWINARDKQGRRRLDNPGDFVRLEVAAALSRNVRVIPVLVGGATFPSEEELPPALAPLARRNAIEISDPRFRTDMANLIGAIQAALGGGRPPGEPTPGPGAQWRRWGAVGFVIALTVVVFSGILWVWERAPKPTDDIGGAGDAGVAEGLAPARTQQEEAIGGAGDAGVSEELAPARTPQEAIGGAGDAGVTPSGTARTKKRTSRSSRGDAGVVQPPLDAGSDAGVVQPPLDAGSDAGVVQPPLDAGSDAGVMQSPLDAGSDAGVVQPPLDAGSDAGVMQPPLDAGSDAGVVQPPLDAGSDAGVVQPPLDAGSDAGVVQPPLDAGTMDEDGGTAELLSTAARRGALRRLLTSDIGELLELEPAPRFQEPPVISP from the coding sequence ATGGCACGAATCTTCGTCAGCTACCGGCGGGAGGACAGTCCGGGGCACACGGGCCGGCTCTATGACCACCTGGTGGCCCATTTCGGAGAGAGGCTCGTCTTCCGGGACATCGAGGCCATCGCGCCTGGCGCCGACTTCGTACGCGCCATCGAGGAGGCAGTCAGCTCGTGCGGCGTGCTGCTCGTCGTCATCGGCCCGCAGTGGATCAACGCCCGGGACAAGCAGGGACGGCGCCGGCTGGACAACCCCGGGGACTTCGTCCGGCTGGAGGTGGCCGCGGCCCTGTCGCGCAACGTGCGGGTCATCCCCGTGCTGGTGGGCGGCGCCACCTTCCCCTCCGAAGAGGAGCTTCCTCCGGCTCTCGCCCCCCTGGCCCGGCGCAACGCCATCGAGATCAGCGATCCCCGGTTCCGCACCGACATGGCGAACCTCATCGGCGCCATCCAGGCCGCGCTCGGTGGAGGGCGTCCACCCGGAGAGCCCACTCCGGGACCCGGAGCCCAATGGCGTCGGTGGGGCGCGGTCGGGTTCGTCATCGCCCTCACCGTCGTGGTGTTCTCCGGGATTCTGTGGGTGTGGGAGCGAGCGCCCAAGCCGACAGATGACATTGGAGGCGCCGGGGACGCGGGAGTGGCCGAGGGACTCGCTCCGGCGCGGACGCAGCAAGAAGAAGCCATCGGAGGCGCCGGGGACGCGGGAGTGTCCGAGGAGCTCGCTCCGGCGCGGACGCCGCAAGAGGCCATCGGAGGAGCCGGAGATGCGGGGGTGACCCCATCGGGCACAGCGAGAACCAAGAAACGAACGTCACGCTCATCGCGCGGAGACGCGGGTGTGGTGCAACCACCGCTGGACGCGGGGAGCGACGCGGGTGTGGTGCAACCACCGCTGGATGCGGGGAGTGACGCGGGCGTGGTGCAACCGCCGCTGGATGCGGGGAGTGATGCGGGTGTGATGCAATCACCGCTGGACGCGGGGAGCGACGCGGGCGTGGTGCAACCGCCGCTGGATGCGGGGAGTGACGCGGGTGTGATGCAACCACCGCTGGACGCGGGGAGCGACGCGGGTGTGGTGCAACCGCCGCTGGATGCGGGGAGCGACGCGGGCGTGGTGCAACCACCGCTGGATGCTGGGAGCGACGCGGGCGTGGTGCAACCACCGCTGGATGCGGGAACGATGGACGAGGATGGGGGAACCGCTGAGCTGCTGAGCACTGCCGCGCGAAGAGGAGCCCTCCGAAGGCTCCTCACATCAGACATCGGCGAGCTTCTGGAACTCGAGCCCGCTCCACGCTTCCAGGAGCCTCCCGTCATCTCCCCGTAG